Genomic DNA from Podospora pseudoanserina strain CBS 124.78 chromosome 4, whole genome shotgun sequence:
GCATTCCAGCGTCGCATattggatggggaggagtcAAGATCCCTTGGGCCGGGAATATCGTCGACGCCATGGAGCCTTTTGACGAGTCTAAGAAGATGAAGTGGTTTGTAGTTGACCGCACCAACACAAAAAGAGGGGTTGTGGGACGGTTTGAGTCCGATGCGGGCTTTTTCTTCCATTCGGTGAATGCAttcgaagaggatgatggcagACGGATCGTTTGTGACATGATGCGGTATCGGAACCTCGACGTCATTCAGAAGATGTACTGCGACGTTATATTGCAGAGGGATGGAGCTACCGAGCGGTTTTGGGAagttgaggagagggcgaaggGATCAATGCTTAGCCTCACAAGGTTTTCCCTATGTCTGGAACAGAGCAATCCGACGAGATTTGTGCCGGTTGAGAAAGTGTTTGCAATACCTGCTCCGCACGCGGGAGAATTGCCAACAATCAATCCGCTCTTTGCGACACGCAAGCACCGATATATCTACAGCTTGCCTTATCAGGGGAGGAGCACTATGATGGATGGAATTGTCAAGACAGACACACAAACTAGGGAGGTTCTGTTTTGGGATATTCCAAAGGGACACAGTCCTGGCGAAGCTATCTTTGTACCGAGACTACCAACAGGTTCCAACgccgagcaagaagaggatgacggaGTGCTTTTAAGTATTATTCTTGATGGGTTTGACAAAACAAGCTACCTTTTGTGTTTGGATGCAAAGACAATGAAGGAGCTAGGACGCGCCGAGCTTGCATTTGCGATTGGGCTGGGATTTCACGGTGTGCATGTTACTGCAAGTAGTAAAGAGATAGAGAGGGTGACTGGATCTTTAACGCGAACATAGTTGAATAAAAAGACGCTGAACGCCCCCATCTCTCCTCGTCCAAACCCCTAGTCTGGTGCTTTCTGAAGCTGAAGCTATATACTTCCAACTTTgcacctcttccaccaaaTTTTGGCCTCGCTGTATCAATCCACAATAGctgagggggtttggttaGGCAGGCTGCACGCAGAGGGGTTCAGTTCAATTTGCATGCTGGCATGACAAGCATCAGCTCAAACACATCGCTTTGCTTCTTTCAAGTTCGATTCTCTATAGACAAGTATTAATTTTGTTTCTCTTATCACTGTTGTTATCTGAAGCTATATTCTCAATCATGCATACCATGAGCTTCCCTTGGCTCCTCATGCCAGACTGACATGGTAACAATAGACTTTTGAGTGAATGGGTTGAGGTCACATACCTATGGAACCACCCTTGCGCTTCATCAGCTACATCCCCATTTCCAGCCGCACCCAACACCCACGTAATTGAAGGCCCGGAAATTGAAGGCGTCGCAATCACAAGCCtcttgtgggtggtggtgctaaGCGCCACATCAATCTCAACACTCATATCCAACCCTACCCCAGCTGGGGTGTTGCACGGTTGGCAAAAGGAGGGGCTTCAGCGATCAGACGAACAGGGATGATCTGGAGCCATTTTGAGATAAGGCGGCTGAATTCAGCTGACAAAAGCGAGTAAGTTTGTGCGAGGGATATCGCTGCTGGCAATCGTGTAGGGCTCGCCGATCACTTTGATCTTTTGACATGGTACCGACCGACGGCCGGAACTTGCTTTGTTGGTGTGCGAGTCTCGAGTGCAGCAAACTCCAAGGTGAGAAAATATGCATGTATTGCTGATTACTATTGTGTGTATTGCCATCATGAAATGCAACTGCGATCTTTTCCAGTCCTCCCTTCAATCATCTCAGATCTTTTCCCTTATGGTCTCCTCCCTTACCGAGTTGCCCCCTTCCAGATCCACACGCACCTCTGTGGTCCGCCAGATTTCTGCCTCCCCGTTCTGCCCATTCGGCCCGAGAATGTCCTCCTCGCTCTGCGCCCGGCTGCTGGTCAAGCTCTTCATTCTGATCGCGCCATTGACGTTGCTAACCCCGCTGGTCCCATTCATCCGGCCGTACCCGGTGGCGCCTGTCTTCTTGGTGGACGCGTTGGCAGTCGCCAATCCAAAGTGCTGCAGCACCTGCTGGAAAGGCTTGCGCAGGCAAGGAATGCAAGCGGCGATGAAGGCGACCTGTTCCTCCACCAATGACCACGTACCCATCTGGATGCCCTCCAAGTTGGGGTCTTCGGTAAGACCAAAGTTGGCCGCCATGGTCGCCTTGACGATGGACGCCGCAGAGGCAAAGATACCCAGAGCCATGAGGACACCGATAACAATACGCTCCCGGAGGGGGATCTGAACCTTTCGGAGGAAGGTCACGGGCATGAGGGCGAAGATGACGTCGGTGACAATGTTGAAGCTGGCGATGCAGATCGAGTTGACGCGGATGGCACCCTTGCTCCAGCACTTTGCATCGGcaacaaggccgaggagatcCCACGCGGCGTGGAGGGGAATGCACTGCAGGACGGCGGCCAGGGTGCCGTAGATGCTGACAATTATCTGGAGGGCGATCATGACCCACAGGAAGTGACGGACAGACTTGCGCTGCTCGAGGCGGAGAAGCATGCCGGCGACGGagatcttgatggcggccaTGGACCAGGCCCAGATGGGCTGGGACAGCACGGCAAGCTTGTTGGAGTAGATCACATCGGCGAGGGTAAAGGTCGAGGGGTCACCGCCGAAGGTGTAGGGgacggtgaggatgaggaggatggagttGGTCAGGACGAGGACCCAGGCGGCGCTGATGACATagtcatcccatcccatgtGGAAGACCGGGAAGGATCTCGTCCACAACCGGGCGCTGAAAAGGATGAAGGATATGATGTTGAgggtgacggcggcggctgtGAAGGAGTGGGCAGCCGTGTTCGCGGCATCGGTGGGTACGGAGGGGATGAGGCTTGGATCAGGTGGCCCGGCGAAGGCTCCCGGAGGAGGGCCGCTGGCGCTTCCCGAGGCGCCCGAAGTTGTTGGCTCCATCGTCCCGGCGCAGTGGCTCACAACACAAACAgcaaaaaaagcaaacagaGAGCAGCGAACAAAACgaagggaggtggtggaggatctGCGATGAGATGTCAAGGAGCTGTCATGGCCCTGGGTCTGGGGGATCGGCACGCTCTTATCATCGTCCCAGGGCATCGGTTTCGGTTGGTCACCGAGTCCACCATTGCAACCAAGCAAGATCGGATCTTTCACCCGATTCGCAATCCGGGGCTCCATGTCGTCTCCATGTTGATGGATTCCCATGTTGCCTGCCGCAAATCTAGTGGAGAAATTCCCCTCTTGGCCTCGCATTAGCTCAACTGTCGAGGGGGCCAAAGCGCGTCCGAGCACCTGAGGTCTGAACCCTCATGTAGGGGTCCGGACATGTCAAAACAGTCAACGCACTGGTGCAACGACATTCGAGATTGCTCTCTCCACCTCGACGCCATGAGTCCAATGGGATGGTTCCCTGATTGCTAGGAATGCCTCGACGCCTCACCTACCTACAGTGGCAGCTGGGTGCTCTTCGGTGTGTGTGGGCAGGCACGATGGGCCCGCCTGAGGGCAGTATAGTTTCGTAAGTTTGGTAGCACACAACAGCTTGAGAATACAACCACgaccttttccccctctgTTTTCGACTGTTTGATATACCACACCTTGTGGCACGAACCCACCGTACTGACGCGCACGTGCTTGGAAAGTTCTGCCGAGGATTCGGGCGGACGAGGCTAGAATTTTGTCTTCCACTAATCTTTAGCGAACATCGTGCCATCTGCAGGAAACGCAATTAAAAAGCAGTCCCAAGCGATGGGATCGAGGTCGTGGTGGAAACGGTGGCGACGGTTCCCCGGGGGCTCCAGTCCTcccaaagaagaaaaggggtcTGGCAAGCAGCAGCGTTGTTCCCTGCCATTGGTCTTCTCAGTGGACGATGCGCTCTGTCCTTGCCATCACGCTGCTTCCTTCGTGCTATGTTTGAAGGCTTGAATGGGCAGGTCTCTAAATTCTCACTGCTGTCGCTTTGACGTTTGACTAGTTGACAGCTGCAGCCCCTTCTCCGCCGCTCTTCCCTTAGACTGTTCTACTCATGCATCCGCGGCCCTCTCCCTACGTACCTTACCTAGGCCTGCCCGGGAATAGTGCCCACCCTGGAGCCGAGTCTCCCGTCATCTGTGCGCGAAATTTTTGAGCACTCGCCGACATTTGGCGCTGAAGCATTTAATGTGTTTCTGCTTCGCTTCTTTGGCCCGACAGTGTTTCGTTCCTGGGCCGGGAACAACATGGTGActtttctttccctctcttttTGACTTGGCAAAACCCCCCCACAAATCGGACCGGAGGCCCGGGGCGAACAATCGATCGTCGCCCGAGCGTCGTCGCTGGCGAGATCGACATGTCCCGGGGACGGTGATGAACTATCTGTTGATGGCTAGCCGGGCTCGGACCTGGGTCAGATTTTCGTGACTGGTAAGATCGATCCAGCGCAGAGTCAGCGGGGTTGGGAGCTTTTTCGGGTTGGGAGCAgagcggaggtggtggtggatggggtggcCAATGGTCCGTTGCGCTGCAACGGGAAGGTCCGTGTGGTAGAGGGTGAAATCCCTTTCGAGCTTCATGGACTGGAGCACGCCGGAGACAAGGTCCCTTGCTGCGACCTTACGGGGCTGAGGGAGCAAGCGGTtgcgaggagaaggagaaccACGGCTTTCCGAAGCCGGTCTAGCCCCTGGATCTACACCAGAATTGCCCTTCTCATCTTGTGCTATCACACTCACCAAAGCGCCGGTTCTGGGTAAACCAAACCGATGAGCTGAGAGTAAAGCCGCGTCGGCCCGTTCCTTTTCCAGGTCGTCTTCTGAAGCCATTATAGCCTTGACAAGAGGCTGTAGATAGTAGCTCCTGCACGGCATTCTCCACCGGTGCTTTTCCGTTTTGCACACGTCTGCCCTCCGAGATGACAGCAGTTGGGTCGTCAAAGGTGCGTCCATCAGGGCGGTGTACTCGACAAGCAGTATACTGTGCAACATGCTCGGGGCATGGTCGAAGCCCCCAGGCCATGGGCCTGAACGGGGACTGTGGAGATGAAAGCGCAACTCAAGATCAGCGAGCGGGTTGAATAGGCCGGAATATCTCATCGAAGCACGTTGCAAGAATTCGGGTCTGTCGTTCTGGCAGGAATCGACAACTAGCCTGAAGAGGCCTGCGAGGCGGGCATCTTCCCATTGCAGAAGTGTACTCCGTGCCTCTGAAAGCCCCCGCTGAAGATGTTGCAGGAAAAGATTCATCATGAAGTCTTTGCTGAATCGGTTGTACAAGCATTTGGATGAAAGCCAGATTGCGTGAATTTCGTTGAACGAAGTCATGTGGCCGAGGTTGGCTTCAAAGATGAGAATCAGAATCTCTGATGGGAGCTGCTGGAAcggagatgttggagaggttgtcATGGCTATAGTCTTCGGGAGTCGTGGTCAAGTAGATGAATGGTCGTTGTAGAGTCAATGTTGGGATGTTGACGACCACCAAGGGGTATACACTTTATTCTTCTTACACTGCTGGGGGTTTCAATTTCTGTACTGATGGCTTTGGATACGTCAGCCTAGGAGGCAGCCAATGTTCAACGAGGACGCGCCACTTTGGCTTCGAAGCCTCAGCTTTGGCTTGGCAACCCGCCTCCGCTGGCTCCCTCTTCGACCATCACAGGTTCTCAGTGATGTGTACAGTGATGTGTATTGTGCGTAATCAATGGTCACAATTCTACCTGCCTGAAATCATGGCACTAAAGTTTTCAGTTTCGTCTGTGAAAGTGCATGTGCTCTCTCCATCTTGAGTCAAAGCAGATATACAACATATGCAAAGTTGCAGTAGTATCATCATTTCAATGAAAATAACCAGCAAAAAGTTGAGTGGAATGGACACAACAGCATCGGGCGAGTATAATTTGGGGTTTTCTACGATTGGAGACTCGCGCTGGTCAAAACTGAATTGGGCCTTTGTTGATATAGGTTTTCCTGGGTTTTGCTTCACACTCTGAAGCAGTACCCCTGAACTCTCTAAGCCGTTGTTCCTAGGTCTGTTATGGAAATAAAGAGACAAATAGCAAAGACATCAATGATGGCATCATCTTCTCTTCAAGATCAACACCCACTCATCCACCTATCAAGAAAGATAATGTGTTTCGCCTCTCTCCTTCGTGCCTCCATCAGTTTAACCCCCACTTCACACTGCATACATCAAGGCGTGGTGGCAGAGTGGTCTAATGCGCAAGACTAGAAATCTTGTTCCTTCGGGAGCGTCTGTTCGAATCAGGCCCACGTCGTTGACAATTTCCTTTTTGTCCTGACCATCTTCTCCCGTAGCGCAGCCTCCACTCTGTCTCCCCAGCCCCACCCCATCTTTCGATCGagcacacacaccacaccaaaGCCAATTCCACTTCCCCTGATTACAACCTGGAAGTGCTCTAACTTTTTAAGCGAATGCAGGCAGCTACCTAGAACCTACTTGTACAAGGTGTCAACCTAATATAAAACAGAAACGAATCTGCAGCAGAGATCGATAACCGGagataaataaaaaaacccAAGATGAGTCCATTTTTTCCACAAAGCCCCTATCTACATCCGAAAACTCCTTCGCGAGGTATCTGACAACAGAAATGACAAAATGATAACAGAGGTGAACCTGTTTTCCCAGACAAATATTTCCAACTTTCAAAGGATAGACAAgaagttgtggttgttgatgatgatgtcccTTCCTGTCCGTCCCCATAAATAACAGAGCAGGGTCTATATACACAAATgtccctcctcacccaaacACAGCAAAGGCATGACCAACAGCCCACCCATACACGCGCGCTGTCTCGCGACGACATTGGAgccaaaaagaaaggggAAGGTTTTCCCAGATTGACGACGAGGTGCGACGCGACACTAAAAAGATTTACGACCCATAGCAAAACAGAAATAAATACCGGATATGCAAACAGATTCAAGGGAATATCGAGAAACAAGGAAATCACATGGGTAACCGCTCTAGTCGTACCCGGCGCCACGTTGCCATTGACTGCCAAAACCGTTAGTAAGACCGTTAAGCGTCATCCAATATTGAGCTAGAGACTCACTTTCCACCTtgcggctttggtggtgacgaaGTCTTTGGTAAACTGCCGTCGCTCCCCGACGCCGTCAAGGGGCTCGGTGCCCTGACACTCCCACTGGCCTGATTTCTCAGGTGGTGGCCCTGTCCACCCGGTTTCTCCGACATGTAGACACCACCTGGAGCAATCATGGAACTCCTCACGCTATTCCTCGCCGAGTCCCTGACGCTCTTGAGGGAATACCGATTGGGACTCGTGTTGGATCCTGCTGTGCCAGGGCGTGGGAGCCCACCGACGTTGGCAGGGCTCGACCGGGCACTCTCGTCATCGTCCAAGTCGATCGTCTTGCCAGTTCCGCGCGCTGTAGCGGCCAACGCATCCAACTCCGAGGTCGTGGCGATGTGCGTCTGGGACTTGATGAAGCTCGTGCGGTCGTCGTTCATAAACTGGTATCGTGtgtcggggttgttgtggaACAGAATGATACCCGTGGTAATGATGAGCATGAGCAGGAGGATCAGCGAAAAGGCGGCGTTGGCAATCCAGAGAACGACACCGACCACTCCAATCACAAGACCGGGAAGACCAAACACGTCGGTAAAAACGAAGAGGAAAATGGCGTTGACAAAGTTAAGGGAGCAAATGGCGATGTTGAAAGAGTTTGTCGACTTGTCCATGAAGGGACGGATCACACtgacggtgatgagggcAGCTGCCTCAATGATGATCAGGGCGACAGCCTGGACGACACCAGAGCGCTGGGCCAGCGCAATAAACATGCCCTTGACCAGGATGTAGACAAGTGTTGGGACGATGAAGTAGTAAGCCGAAGCGCGGTACTGAACGTACAAGAAGCCCCACTTGTTGAGAACGCGAGGCTCCGAGAACAGAATGTAGGCTGGGTTGCGGTGGAGCGCGACGCTGCGCCGGGCGATTTGGATAATTTTGAAAGCAGCGTAGCTCAAGGCGCCGAGCATGCTGAAAAGGAAGAACACAGCGAGAACAACGGCGCCCGGCGAGTCGACCTGCGTAAACTCCCACAGGCAAAGGATAACAACAGGGGGGAAGCAGACCAAGGTAaggcggaagaggatgcCCTTCAAGGTTGTCAACCAGCCGGTCCTGAACTCGGAAAACCGGTCGCCCTTGGAAATCTTGAGCCTGACAGCCAATTCCACGCCCACCTTGAACAGCAGTACCAGAAtgaccaagaccaagcaCAAGATGTAGAAGAAGGTGATGCCGGTCAAGAACAGGTTGGTTGTCTCAATCCGGGCCCGGAAGGCAACTCTTTGGATACCATAGACGATGTAGCTGCCCCACTCGGTCTTTTCGTAAGAACGCTTTCCAAGAGTGCTGGCGTGGTGAGCAATATCGGTCGCCCTTTTCTGAATGGCCTGGACGGCAGGCTCCAGCACCGGCAATGAGCGCTTCATCTTTTCGACCTGAACCGACACGATGCTGAGCGTGTCGAAAATGACGGAGGCTGTTCCGCCAGTGGAGCGCTGGTACCATGTCAGGATGGTTTGGATGAAACCGACCCTGATGATACCCATAGTCCACTGGAAATCCTGAGTCCATGACTGCACGACGGGAGGTAGCGAGACGCTGCAGAGGCCGATCATGGCCTGAGACTGGAAGTAGGCGAGCAGAGCCAAGGTGTTGGCAGCAATATGGGAGGCGGCATTGGTGAAGCCCAGGCCCGCAACGATGGCGGATGCGATGAAAGCCACGAGGATcaccgcagccgcagcccATTTCACGCCAATAAGATCAACAGTCTTTCCGTTGGATACATCAGCCTCCAGACACGCGATGGTCTGACCCTTGTTCTCTCCGGACGTCATGTTGATGTAGACCCTGACAGTCGCATCCAAGTCGGGGAATGTGTAGGCAATGCCTGGGATGACATCGAGCGCCTCTTTGTCGAAGGGTCCCAGGTTGAAGGGGTGCGTCATCTTTCCTGATACCATGGGACATAACCCCATGATTTTGGCCTCGCAGGGATCAACCGTGGTTTGAATTGCCTTGTAGCCAtaggcgatgatggtgatgtcgaaCAACACATAGCCCTCGATGGATGATGTGGCCAGCAGGTCGATTGCAACGGTCCTGTTGTTGGGCGTGAAGACGACATCGAAGAGACTGGCTGTGAAGCCCGAGCTTGCCTGACAGGCGGCCAACGAACTCGATCGGAGGACAGATTCGGCGGTGACAACGACGGGTAGAAGGAGGGTAGCGAGAGTGGAGATGGCGAAAAGAGGGTTCAAAGATGGAAGCCGCATCTTGGTTGATGGGAAGCCCGGCCGGGGCGGAAGGGCTTTGGATCGGTCGGGATTATGGGATGAAGGCTGGTCGGAGCTTGTTAATGGATGGTCGACGGTTTGATGGCGGCTGGCGAGCAAACGAGACGGTCGGCGACGGTGTGGTTTTGGCCCAGTTTTTGTTCAGACTTGCATTCTCCTGTCGTGGTTCCAACGGTGGCCAGGCCTGAGTCAGCGCGAGGATGGCCGGGCGGCCCTCGATAACGGGCGACGGcaacggcgacggcgacggtCGGTCGTTGGTTCGAGGTTCCGAATCGATGGTCGTGCGCATTCAAGCTTTCGAAAGTGTTCGTCCCAATTGGATTAGCGGAGATGGAGCGGGCGAcgggggctggctggggtTAGGTGAGAAGGGCAGAAGAGTAATAAACGAGTGACAGAGATTGTTGTTGACAGCGACCGACAGGTTCCTAGCACGATGCCATCCAACAGTTCTTGGTAAGACAGACAGATCAACAAAGAACAGATCAATTGCGCAAAAGCtagaaggaggttgatggctgattgatgatggatggagacAGGCAATTCGACGGCgagtgggggggagggtctGCCGAAAACAGCGCCGCCTGGGAAAAGCTCGTGTCAAAGCAGTTGGGCAGATGCAGCGACCAGGGGCAGCCATGGCAGCACAAAAACAAAGGCACGGTGGCTGAGCCGCCCACGGGGAAAACGAGAATCCCGTCGAATTCAGCGTCAGCCAACAGTCAATTTCCTGCCGATGCGTCCTTGGCACACCCCGCTATGCCCTTTTGGGTGCTTATCACCCTTATCGTGCCCTCCAGGATGAGGTCATCTGCAGAAGCGAGAGATCAACGGCCCCGTTTGGTTGGCTGGAAAAAGGCCTCGTCAGCTGAAAAGAATGGGGCCGTCCCTATGCTTTGAGATGAACCACTTCAAAACTTAAAACTTCTACGAGATCAAACGAGAAATATCGAAAgccacagcctcctcctttaCCAACCACATCTCCGTATGCTGATATGCCACCAGCTATCCAACAGACAAACACACGATCCGGTAGATTCCAGCAGACAAAAATTCAGGGCTGAGCTCTGCAGGCTAGCCGGATTCGCCTGATTTGCCTGAGGTAACATGTGTCAGCAAGGGTTGGGTTTGTGCATCGTACTCTATGCTCGCAAATGCAAGCAAGTCTGTAGTTGGGATGGCGCGAGCAGCGTATGAGCTGTCCCAGACAACCTTCGCGGTCTCCGCTTTCTACCACAGGCTCTGCAAGCAAGTAAGCAGGATTGAAACAAGCCTTGACATGACAGAGGCGCGAGATAGCATCTCCAGGATGAGGATCCATGTTGCGAGCTACTGCCCAAGTAACTATATGTAACCAGGATGTAGACGGCCTGCCACCAGGTTGTTCGTAGTGTATCTAATCAATATCTAATTAGCAGGAATGATACGGCCACCGTAAGGTAACTAGAACTGCATACCGGGACATAGTCGCCACTGCTTTTTGGACTTGACCCAACAGTCGCTTTTGTCGGTGTTTTTATCTTCAGACCAGCTTGTTGAAGATAGCAGGGGCGTGCTCTTTGCGAATATCCTTGAGGACGCTTCTGTGGCGTTTTCCACTCGTACTGGAGAGTATGATGCAACGAGGAGAAATTGAATGAGGCATATGGATGAAATAGGATGAAGGGGAAGCTGCATTTGTTGTTTTCGCGAAGTGAAGCGGGAAACGCGATTAAAATGTTGGCAATTTTGATGGGCAAGCCTGGAAAGCAGAATCTGACCGTACCTTACCACCGTACCTCACCACTGGCGAAAATCGACAATGACTACCCTCACGACTCTCTCGAACGAGCTACTGGGAACGATATGTGATGCACTCCGGGAAATGCCTGAGGGGTGTCATCCAGCAATGGAGAAGGGCCTTGGGACCCTgcacaccctcaccctcaccagcc
This window encodes:
- a CDS encoding hypothetical protein (EggNog:ENOG503PCRR); the protein is MEPTTSGASGSASGPPPGAFAGPPDPSLIPSVPTDAANTAAHSFTAAAVTLNIISFILFSARLWTRSFPVFHMGWDDYVISAAWVLVLTNSILLILTVPYTFGGDPSTFTLADVIYSNKLAVLSQPIWAWSMAAIKISVAGMLLRLEQRKSVRHFLWVMIALQIIVSIYGTLAAVLQCIPLHAAWDLLGLVADAKCWSKGAIRVNSICIASFNIVTDVIFALMPVTFLRKVQIPLRERIVIGVLMALGIFASAASIVKATMAANFGLTEDPNLEGIQMGTWSLVEEQVAFIAACIPCLRKPFQQVLQHFGLATANASTKKTGATGYGRMNGTSGVSNVNGAIRMKSLTSSRAQSEEDILGPNGQNGEAEIWRTTEVRVDLEGGNSVREETIREKI
- the FLC3_2 gene encoding putative flavin carrier protein 3 (EggNog:ENOG503NW1I; COG:S), whose amino-acid sequence is MRLPSLNPLFAISTLATLLLPVVVTAESVLRSSSLAACQASSGFTASLFDVVFTPNNRTVAIDLLATSSIEGYVLFDITIIAYGYKAIQTTVDPCEAKIMGLCPMVSGKMTHPFNLGPFDKEALDVIPGIAYTFPDLDATVRVYINMTSGENKGQTIACLEADVSNGKTVDLIGVKWAAAAVILVAFIASAIVAGLGFTNAASHIAANTLALLAYFQSQAMIGLCSVSLPPVVQSWTQDFQWTMGIIRVGFIQTILTWYQRSTGGTASVIFDTLSIVSVQVEKMKRSLPVLEPAVQAIQKRATDIAHHASTLGKRSYEKTEWGSYIVYGIQRVAFRARIETTNLFLTGITFFYILCLVLVILVLLFKVGVELAVRLKISKGDRFSEFRTGWLTTLKGILFRLTLVCFPPVVILCLWEFTQVDSPGAVVLAVFFLFSMLGALSYAAFKIIQIARRSVALHRNPAYILFSEPRVLNKWGFLYVQYRASAYYFIVPTLVYILVKGMFIALAQRSGVVQAVALIIIEAAALITVSVIRPFMDKSTNSFNIAICSLNFVNAIFLFVFTDVFGLPGLVIGVVGVVLWIANAAFSLILLLMLIITTGIILFHNNPDTRYQFMNDDRTSFIKSQTHIATTSELDALAATARGTGKTIDLDDDESARSSPANVGGLPRPGTAGSNTSPNRYSLKSVRDSARNSVRSSMIAPGGVYMSEKPGGQGHHLRNQASGSVRAPSPLTASGSDGSLPKTSSPPKPQGGNQWQRGAGYD